From the Armatimonadota bacterium genome, one window contains:
- a CDS encoding DNA polymerase IV: MGRVILHVDMDAFFAAVEQLRRPELRGKPVVVGGDGNPHHRGVVSTASYEARAYGIHSAMPLRTAYKRCPHAVFLPVDFTAYEEFSGRLRSILREYSPLVEPLSLDEAYVDVSHRSEDPVELARTIKQRIATELGLTASVGIGPNKLLAKIAANMHKPDGLTAIWEEEVEEKLRHLPVTVLWGVGPKTAARLREAMNVQTVGDLRRVPLEQLQELLGPHHGEWLYHLCRGEDDSPVITEWEPRSMSREVTFQVDVRRRETLLRVIRRLGEEVCAEMQDEGYLARTVTLKIRYHTFRTHTRAQTLPQPTADRELLLRTALGLLDRFTLDRPVRLVGVRLSNLVPLQRGAAPADSGSTSAAASAG, from the coding sequence GTGGGCCGGGTCATCCTGCACGTGGACATGGACGCCTTTTTCGCCGCCGTGGAGCAGCTGCGCCGCCCGGAGCTGCGGGGGAAGCCCGTGGTGGTCGGCGGCGACGGCAACCCGCACCACCGCGGGGTGGTCTCCACCGCCTCCTACGAGGCCCGCGCGTACGGCATCCACTCGGCCATGCCCCTGCGCACCGCCTACAAGCGGTGCCCGCACGCCGTCTTCCTCCCCGTGGACTTCACGGCCTACGAGGAGTTCTCCGGCAGGCTGAGGAGCATCCTGCGGGAGTACTCGCCTCTGGTGGAGCCGCTGAGCCTGGATGAGGCCTACGTGGACGTCTCGCACCGCAGCGAGGACCCGGTAGAGCTGGCCCGCACCATCAAGCAGCGCATCGCCACGGAGCTGGGGCTGACCGCGTCCGTGGGCATAGGACCCAACAAGCTCCTGGCGAAGATCGCGGCCAACATGCACAAGCCCGATGGCCTGACCGCGATCTGGGAGGAGGAGGTGGAGGAGAAGCTACGTCACCTCCCGGTCACCGTCCTGTGGGGCGTCGGTCCCAAGACCGCGGCGCGTCTACGGGAAGCCATGAACGTGCAGACGGTGGGCGACCTGCGCCGGGTCCCTCTGGAGCAGCTCCAGGAGCTCCTCGGCCCGCACCACGGGGAGTGGCTCTACCACCTCTGCCGCGGGGAAGACGACAGCCCCGTGATCACCGAGTGGGAGCCCAGGTCGATGAGCCGGGAGGTGACCTTTCAGGTGGACGTCCGCCGCCGCGAGACGCTGCTACGGGTCATCCGCCGCCTGGGAGAGGAAGTGTGCGCCGAGATGCAGGACGAGGGCTACCTGGCGCGCACAGTCACCCTGAAGATCCGCTATCACACCTTCCGCACCCACACCCGGGCACAGACGCTACCTCAGCCCACGGCCGACCGCGAGCTGCTCCTGCGCACGGCGCTGGGCCTGCTGGACCGCTTCACCCTGGACCGTCCCGTCCGCCTGGTGGGGGTTCGTCTCTCCAACCTCGTGCCGCTGCAGCGAGGCGCGGCACCCGCGGACTCCGGCTCTACGAGCGCCGCCGCCAGTGCAGGTTGA
- a CDS encoding redoxin domain-containing protein, translating into MAEVRVGDLAPDVTLVNRDRQAVRLSQLFGRPLVLAFFPGAFTTVCTREMCALRDGLEAFTQVGAQVVGISVDSPFAQRAFAEQHGLPFPLLSDFHRQAVRAFGIEDPNFAGGVLSGVAKRSVFVLDGDGRVVYRWVSDDPATEPDYAAVQAAVRAVARQ; encoded by the coding sequence ATGGCGGAGGTAAGAGTAGGGGACCTCGCCCCAGACGTCACCCTGGTGAACCGCGACCGCCAGGCCGTCCGGCTGTCGCAGCTGTTCGGCCGGCCGCTGGTCCTGGCCTTCTTCCCCGGGGCCTTCACCACGGTGTGCACGCGGGAGATGTGCGCGCTGCGCGACGGGCTGGAGGCCTTCACCCAGGTGGGGGCGCAGGTAGTGGGGATCAGCGTGGACAGCCCGTTTGCCCAGAGGGCCTTCGCCGAGCAACACGGGCTGCCCTTCCCCCTGCTCAGCGACTTCCACCGCCAGGCGGTGCGGGCGTTCGGCATCGAGGACCCCAACTTTGCCGGGGGTGTGCTTTCTGGGGTGGCCAAGCGCTCGGTGTTCGTGCTGGACGGGGATGGCCGGGTGGTCTACCGCTGGGTGAGCGACGACCCGGCCACAGAGCCAGACTACGCTGCGGTGCAGGCGGCGGTGCGCGCGGTGGCGCGCCAGTAA
- the cofE gene encoding coenzyme F420-0:L-glutamate ligase, producing MQLWALDHFPEIRPGTDLPQVIVRCLRDNGLAPADGDVLVVAQKVVSKAEGRVVDLRTVQPGDAARRLAEETGKDPRLVQVVLHEARAINRYRPGLIIAEHRLGFICANAGVDHSNVAGSDEVISILPLDPDRSARELAQAVQQAFGARVAVIISDSHGRPHREGAVGVAIGVAGLAPARSYVGQTDRYGYVLRRTVEAVADELASAAGLLQGQADEGTPVVLVRGAPVQAADGRAGELLRPPQEDLYR from the coding sequence ATGCAGTTGTGGGCGCTGGACCATTTCCCGGAGATCCGCCCGGGGACGGACCTGCCGCAGGTCATCGTCCGGTGCCTGCGGGACAATGGGCTGGCCCCCGCCGACGGGGATGTGCTGGTGGTGGCCCAGAAGGTGGTCTCCAAAGCGGAGGGACGGGTGGTGGATCTGCGCACCGTGCAGCCAGGCGACGCCGCCCGGCGCCTGGCCGAGGAGACCGGCAAGGACCCGCGCCTCGTCCAGGTGGTGTTGCACGAAGCCCGTGCTATCAACCGGTACCGCCCCGGGCTGATCATCGCCGAGCACCGGCTGGGGTTCATCTGCGCCAATGCCGGGGTGGACCACTCCAACGTCGCGGGCAGCGACGAGGTGATCAGCATCCTGCCCCTGGACCCCGACCGCTCGGCGCGGGAGCTGGCCCAGGCAGTGCAACAGGCCTTCGGCGCCCGGGTCGCCGTCATCATCAGCGACAGTCACGGGCGGCCACACCGCGAGGGCGCCGTGGGAGTGGCCATCGGGGTGGCCGGCCTGGCCCCGGCGCGCAGCTACGTGGGGCAGACGGACCGCTACGGGTACGTGCTGCGGCGCACCGTGGAGGCTGTGGCCGACGAGCTCGCATCCGCCGCCGGACTGCTCCAGGGGCAGGCCGACGAGGGTACGCCAGTGGTGCTGGTCCGGGGGGCGCCCGTGCAGGCGGCGGATGGGCGGGCGGGGGAGTTGCTGCGGCCGCCCCAGGAGGACCTCTACCGATGA
- a CDS encoding TGS domain-containing protein, with protein MPANLTPEYLAAERKWKEAASPQDKLAALEEMLATIPKHKGTEKMQADIKRRIARTRQELQQRRKGAARQKPFYHVEREGAGQVVLVGPPNSGKSSLLRALSRAEPEVADYPFTTRTPLPGMVTFENVQIQLVDLPPLSLELSEGWLYGIIRTADAVLVVVDLADDNVLDQTQTVLQLLQEARVPLRPPAAVPTPGKPAMIAGLKVDAPGARERLALLQEAVGATLPLLAASAVTGENLEELRRRLFDLLEVIRVYSKPPGRKADRSAPFVLRRGSTVLDAAEAIHKDFVRRLRFARLWGRNEYSGQMVGRDHVLEDGDVVELHT; from the coding sequence ATGCCGGCGAACCTGACCCCGGAGTACCTGGCTGCGGAGCGGAAGTGGAAGGAGGCGGCCAGCCCCCAGGACAAGCTGGCCGCCCTTGAGGAGATGCTGGCCACCATCCCCAAGCACAAGGGGACGGAGAAGATGCAGGCGGACATCAAGCGCCGCATCGCCCGGACGCGCCAGGAGTTACAGCAGCGACGCAAAGGAGCGGCCCGGCAGAAGCCCTTCTACCATGTGGAGAGGGAAGGCGCCGGTCAGGTGGTGCTGGTGGGCCCGCCCAACAGCGGCAAGTCCTCCCTCCTGCGAGCGCTCTCCCGCGCCGAGCCCGAGGTGGCCGACTACCCCTTCACCACCCGCACGCCTCTGCCGGGCATGGTCACCTTTGAGAACGTGCAGATCCAGCTGGTGGACCTCCCCCCGCTCTCCCTGGAGCTATCCGAGGGCTGGCTCTACGGCATCATCCGCACGGCCGATGCCGTGCTGGTGGTGGTGGACCTGGCGGACGACAACGTGCTGGACCAGACGCAGACGGTCCTGCAGTTGCTGCAGGAGGCACGGGTGCCGCTGCGCCCGCCGGCCGCGGTCCCGACACCGGGCAAGCCGGCCATGATAGCCGGCCTGAAGGTGGACGCTCCGGGGGCGCGGGAGCGGCTGGCGCTCCTGCAGGAGGCCGTGGGGGCAACGCTGCCGCTGCTGGCCGCCTCCGCGGTGACGGGGGAGAACCTGGAGGAACTGCGGCGGCGGCTGTTCGACCTGCTGGAGGTGATCCGCGTCTACAGCAAGCCGCCGGGGCGGAAGGCGGACCGCAGCGCCCCCTTCGTCCTCAGGCGCGGGTCCACGGTGCTGGACGCCGCGGAGGCGATCCATAAGGACTTCGTGCGCCGCCTGAGGTTCGCCCGCCTGTGGGGGCGCAACGAGTATTCCGGGCAGATGGTGGGGCGCGACCACGTCCTGGAGGACGGGGACGTGGTGGAACTGCACACCTGA
- a CDS encoding pitrilysin family protein codes for MGDTMTPLVTELANGLRLVLLESHSAPVVTFWMWYGVGSRNEVPGRTGISHWVEHMLFKGTPTHPKGVLTRAIERLGGRWNAFTSWDFTAYHEVLPAAHLPAVIALEADRMRNTLFEPEEVESERTVIIAEREGAENFPTSHLSEEVSALAFKVHPYRYPVIGWKSDLRRITRDDLQRHYQTYYHPRNALAVVVGAFQPSEVLEQLRRAFGTWDPGPEIPPVQVEEPPQEGERRVVVQRPGGATAYLQMAFRVPPAAHPDFPALLVLDGVLTGLGGGRQANGGGAARSSRLYRALVDRGLAAEVTSSVYPTRDPGLLRIGATAQAGVLPAAIEEAVLEQLDLLTREEVPPEELARVKRQARAQFVYARDGVHGLGYLIGFYAMVDRPDAFFTLQDRLERVTGADVQRVAAATFSQRQRTVGWYLPEGGAQGIAAVAAPTPPLAHYRPPAQGVAAESAVVGPAQIVRTVLPNGLRLLAVDRPGSGMVALHALVGAGSRFDGDRPGLARFVSAALQRGSREHSGQELAEELDGLGATLAVLPGAEMIGIAGRALSEDLPTYLRLVAEVLTAPTFPPDEVEKVRGELLTALRVGATDTRYMAERLFRRLAFPPDHPHAQPPAGEEEVLQSLDSASLAAFHARFFRPQRTILVLVGDVRPERAVAEAERTLGDWPRGATIADPPAPPCPPPALRRETVVLPGKAQADVVLGGIAVERRNPAYYAVALATHILGGQGMMGRVGQRVREAMGLAYYAFVEARAGLLAGPWWARAGVHPDHIPRVVDAILEEVGRFQQEGPTPAEVSDARDYFIGSLAVRLETHGGLAAALAEMELYDLGLDYLLRYPMIIRAVSPAEIQQAAQRFPTDHYSLAVAGPPSSLAGGAG; via the coding sequence GTGGGAGACACCATGACCCCGCTGGTTACGGAACTGGCTAACGGCCTGCGCCTGGTGCTGCTGGAAAGCCACAGCGCTCCGGTGGTGACCTTCTGGATGTGGTACGGCGTGGGCAGCCGCAACGAAGTGCCCGGCCGGACCGGGATCTCCCACTGGGTGGAGCACATGCTGTTTAAGGGCACGCCCACCCACCCCAAGGGCGTCCTCACCCGGGCCATCGAGCGCCTGGGCGGACGGTGGAACGCCTTCACCAGCTGGGACTTCACCGCCTACCACGAGGTCCTGCCCGCGGCGCACCTCCCTGCGGTCATCGCCCTGGAGGCGGACCGGATGCGCAACACTCTCTTCGAGCCGGAGGAGGTGGAGAGCGAGCGAACGGTGATCATCGCCGAGCGGGAGGGCGCGGAGAACTTCCCCACATCACACCTCAGCGAGGAGGTCAGCGCCCTGGCCTTCAAAGTCCACCCCTACCGCTATCCCGTCATCGGCTGGAAGAGTGACCTGCGCCGAATCACCCGCGACGACCTGCAGCGGCACTACCAGACCTACTACCACCCGCGCAATGCCCTGGCGGTGGTGGTGGGGGCGTTCCAGCCCTCCGAGGTGCTGGAGCAGCTGAGGCGTGCCTTCGGCACCTGGGATCCCGGGCCGGAGATCCCGCCGGTGCAGGTGGAGGAACCTCCCCAGGAGGGAGAGCGACGCGTGGTGGTGCAGCGCCCCGGCGGAGCCACCGCCTACCTGCAGATGGCCTTCCGCGTGCCGCCAGCCGCGCACCCGGACTTCCCGGCACTTCTGGTCCTGGACGGGGTTCTTACCGGGCTGGGGGGAGGGCGCCAGGCCAACGGTGGCGGGGCAGCTCGCTCGTCCCGCCTCTACCGGGCGCTGGTGGACCGGGGGCTGGCCGCTGAGGTGACCTCATCAGTCTACCCCACGCGGGATCCGGGGCTGCTACGCATCGGCGCCACGGCGCAGGCGGGTGTCCTCCCCGCTGCCATCGAGGAGGCGGTGCTGGAGCAGCTGGATCTGCTGACGCGGGAGGAGGTGCCGCCGGAGGAACTGGCCCGGGTGAAGCGGCAGGCCAGGGCGCAGTTCGTCTACGCCCGTGACGGGGTGCACGGGCTGGGCTACCTCATCGGGTTTTACGCCATGGTGGACCGCCCCGACGCCTTTTTCACCCTGCAGGATCGCCTGGAACGGGTGACCGGGGCGGACGTGCAGCGGGTGGCCGCTGCCACCTTCTCCCAGCGGCAGCGGACGGTGGGCTGGTACCTTCCGGAGGGCGGGGCGCAGGGGATCGCTGCGGTGGCTGCCCCCACCCCGCCCCTGGCCCACTACCGGCCTCCGGCGCAGGGTGTGGCGGCCGAATCCGCCGTGGTCGGCCCCGCACAGATTGTCCGTACGGTCCTGCCCAACGGTCTGCGGCTGCTGGCCGTGGACCGGCCCGGCAGCGGCATGGTCGCGCTGCACGCCCTGGTGGGCGCGGGTTCCCGGTTCGACGGCGACCGTCCAGGGCTGGCCCGCTTCGTCTCTGCGGCCCTGCAGCGCGGCAGCCGTGAGCACAGCGGGCAGGAGCTGGCGGAGGAGCTGGATGGGCTGGGAGCGACGCTGGCCGTCCTCCCCGGTGCCGAGATGATTGGTATCGCCGGGCGCGCCCTCAGCGAAGATCTCCCCACCTACCTGCGACTGGTGGCGGAGGTGCTCACCGCCCCCACCTTTCCGCCAGATGAGGTGGAGAAGGTCCGCGGCGAGCTGCTCACAGCCCTGCGCGTTGGTGCCACCGACACCCGCTACATGGCCGAGCGGCTCTTCCGCCGCCTGGCGTTCCCCCCGGACCACCCGCACGCGCAGCCTCCGGCCGGCGAGGAAGAGGTGCTGCAGAGCCTGGACTCCGCTTCTCTCGCCGCATTCCATGCCCGCTTCTTCCGGCCCCAGCGGACGATTCTGGTCCTGGTGGGGGATGTGCGGCCGGAGCGGGCGGTGGCAGAGGCGGAACGGACCCTGGGAGACTGGCCGCGCGGCGCCACCATCGCCGATCCTCCAGCCCCTCCGTGCCCGCCGCCGGCGCTCCGGCGGGAGACGGTGGTCCTCCCGGGAAAGGCCCAGGCGGATGTCGTCCTGGGAGGCATCGCCGTGGAGCGGCGCAACCCCGCGTACTATGCCGTGGCCCTGGCCACCCACATTCTGGGCGGGCAGGGGATGATGGGGCGCGTCGGGCAGCGCGTGCGCGAGGCCATGGGCCTGGCCTACTACGCCTTCGTCGAGGCGCGTGCCGGGCTGCTGGCCGGGCCCTGGTGGGCCAGGGCGGGCGTCCATCCCGACCACATCCCCCGGGTGGTGGATGCCATCCTTGAGGAAGTGGGGCGTTTCCAGCAGGAGGGGCCGACGCCGGCGGAGGTCTCCGACGCACGGGACTACTTCATCGGCTCCCTGGCAGTACGCCTGGAGACCCATGGCGGCCTGGCCGCCGCGCTGGCCGAGATGGAGCTCTACGACCTGGGCCTGGACTACCTCCTGCGCTACCCCATGATCATCCGGGCCGTGAGCCCAGCGGAGATCCAGCAGGCGGCGCAGCGCTTTCCCACGGACCACTACTCCCTGGCCGTCGCCGGACCGCCATCCAGCCTGGCCGGCGGGGCGGGGTGA
- a CDS encoding DUF5615 family PIN-like protein, with the protein MRFLADAGVAQRVVDWLRADGHDVVHLRDRGLQRLTDREVFELASAEGRILITFDLDFGEIVASSGSHVVSVILFRLRDTGSSHVTERLRSVLERSARQVEHGAGRPPEEA; encoded by the coding sequence TTGCGATTCCTCGCGGACGCGGGTGTGGCCCAACGGGTCGTCGACTGGCTTCGCGCCGATGGGCACGACGTCGTCCATCTTCGTGATCGAGGTCTGCAGCGGCTGACTGATCGTGAAGTCTTCGAACTTGCCTCGGCGGAAGGCCGCATCCTCATCACATTCGACCTCGATTTTGGCGAGATTGTGGCTTCCTCAGGCAGTCATGTGGTTAGCGTAATCCTCTTTCGTCTGCGCGACACGGGAAGTTCTCATGTAACCGAGCGGCTGCGCAGCGTGTTGGAGCGGTCGGCTAGGCAAGTTGAGCATGGCGCGGGCAGGCCGCCTGAGGAGGCGTAG
- a CDS encoding SDR family oxidoreductase: MFRLDGGRVLVTGGTSGIGEATARIMLQAGARVVIAARGAQRGAEVARRLGTHGEVHFLAADVRVEEAVRRLMVSTAGILGGLDILVNNAGAISRVPVHELATEEWRGILEANLTSVFLCSREALPHLRSSRGAIVNVASYLAFHAGTALTPAYNAAKAGVVALTRTMAVAYGPDGVRVNAVCPAFVPTDLNRELWEVYTREQWEQAARSYPLRRVGTPEDVAYAVLFLASREAGWITGVTLMVDGGLTAR; this comes from the coding sequence ATGTTCCGGCTCGACGGCGGGAGAGTGCTGGTGACGGGAGGGACATCGGGGATCGGCGAGGCCACGGCGCGGATCATGCTGCAGGCCGGGGCCCGTGTGGTCATTGCCGCCCGGGGAGCGCAGCGGGGGGCGGAGGTGGCGCGTCGCCTGGGCACGCATGGCGAGGTGCACTTCCTAGCCGCAGACGTCCGCGTGGAGGAAGCGGTGCGCCGGCTGATGGTGTCCACCGCAGGGATCCTGGGCGGTCTCGACATCCTGGTGAACAACGCCGGGGCCATCAGCCGGGTGCCCGTGCACGAGCTGGCCACGGAGGAGTGGAGGGGAATCCTGGAGGCGAACCTGACCAGCGTCTTTCTCTGCTCCCGGGAGGCGCTGCCGCATCTGCGCTCGAGCCGTGGGGCCATCGTGAACGTCGCCTCCTACCTGGCGTTCCACGCCGGCACGGCCCTCACCCCGGCCTACAACGCGGCCAAGGCCGGGGTGGTGGCCCTGACTCGCACCATGGCCGTGGCCTACGGCCCAGACGGGGTGCGCGTCAACGCTGTCTGCCCCGCCTTTGTCCCCACCGACCTGAACCGGGAGCTTTGGGAAGTGTACACCCGCGAGCAGTGGGAGCAGGCCGCCCGGAGCTACCCGCTGCGGCGTGTCGGCACCCCGGAGGATGTGGCCTACGCCGTCCTCTTCCTCGCCTCTCGGGAGGCAGGTTGGATCACCGGGGTTACCCTGATGGTGGACGGCGGCCTCACCGCCCGCTGA
- a CDS encoding mandelate racemase/muconate lactonizing enzyme family protein has translation MRIEQIAVHPLAAQAERPVLFAIGPYQTFAATLVEVRTDDGRVGVGECIVRRAPRVTATIVQDLLAPALVGQDPRDVGHLWEEMFARLRRWGHSRGFVLEAISGVDMALWDLVAQATGEPLYRAMRGAGRGRVPCYASKVYLAPTEEMVAQARGQVAAGFAAVKVQVGRGEAEGGFHGDLAAVRAIREAVGPQVLLLLDANGAFDAATAIRFCRHLEELDVAWLEEPVPPDDISGYALVRRSTTIPIAGGEAESGVFGFRDLIAQRAIDILQPDVARMGGFTAALMLGALAYAYNLRVAPHTGYSAGVAHLAALHLAAATPNLLLYEYMLPDLLAAGGGTVQNPLREIFTTPFPVPRQGMVDLPSTPGLGLQADWERVRRFTLA, from the coding sequence ATGAGGATCGAGCAAATCGCCGTCCACCCGCTGGCGGCACAGGCCGAGCGTCCGGTGCTCTTTGCCATCGGTCCCTACCAGACCTTCGCGGCCACGCTGGTGGAGGTGCGCACAGACGACGGGCGCGTCGGTGTAGGGGAGTGCATCGTCCGCCGCGCGCCGCGGGTGACGGCGACCATCGTCCAGGACCTGCTGGCCCCCGCGCTAGTGGGGCAGGACCCGCGGGACGTGGGGCACCTGTGGGAGGAGATGTTTGCCCGGCTGCGCCGGTGGGGGCATTCCCGCGGATTCGTCCTGGAGGCCATAAGCGGCGTGGACATGGCGTTGTGGGACCTGGTGGCGCAGGCGACCGGTGAGCCGCTCTACCGCGCGATGCGGGGCGCCGGGCGCGGGCGCGTCCCCTGTTATGCCTCCAAGGTTTACCTGGCGCCCACGGAGGAGATGGTGGCGCAGGCCCGAGGGCAGGTGGCCGCCGGCTTTGCGGCGGTGAAGGTGCAGGTGGGGCGGGGGGAGGCGGAGGGGGGATTCCACGGCGACCTGGCGGCGGTGCGGGCCATCCGTGAGGCTGTGGGGCCGCAGGTGCTGCTCCTGCTGGACGCCAATGGAGCATTTGACGCCGCCACAGCCATCCGCTTCTGCCGTCACCTGGAGGAGCTGGACGTCGCCTGGCTGGAGGAGCCGGTTCCCCCAGACGACATCTCGGGCTACGCCCTGGTGCGCCGCAGCACCACCATCCCTATCGCCGGCGGGGAAGCAGAGTCGGGGGTCTTCGGCTTCCGCGACCTGATCGCCCAACGGGCCATCGACATCCTGCAGCCGGACGTGGCCCGCATGGGCGGCTTCACCGCCGCCCTGATGCTGGGCGCTCTGGCCTACGCCTACAACCTGCGGGTGGCCCCCCACACCGGGTACTCCGCAGGGGTGGCCCACCTGGCCGCGCTCCACCTGGCCGCGGCCACGCCCAACCTGCTGCTCTATGAGTACATGCTCCCCGACCTGCTGGCCGCCGGCGGGGGGACCGTGCAGAACCCTCTGCGCGAGATCTTCACCACGCCGTTCCCTGTTCCCCGGCAGGGCATGGTCGACCTTCCCTCCACACCCGGTCTCGGCCTCCAGGCGGACTGGGAGCGCGTGCGTCGGTTCACCCTGGCGTGA
- a CDS encoding aldehyde dehydrogenase family protein, whose product MAAVLEGRLFIDGRWVEGGPPVEVRNKYSGEVIGALPTARREDVEAAVEAAARAAPLAAEMPAHRRADILARAAALIRERREEFARTIAAEAGKALKFARVEVDRAITTFTIASEEARRLHGETVPLDAVPAGEGYFGFWVRRPVGVVAAISPFNFPLNLVAHKVAPALAAGNTVVLKPATWTPLTAVKLCQVLAEAGLPAGAINLVVGPGGTVGEWLVTHPQVAKVTFTGSPAVGERIVSIAGIKKVTLELGNTSPVIVAPDADLEFVARRCAVGAYYNSGQVCISVQRIYSERQVYEPFTERFVQASEAMVVGDPLDERVDVGPMIDAREAERIEGWVREAMAGGARVLTGGRRDGAVYWPTVLTDVRPEMKVVAQEAFAPVASVIAIDDFAEALRQADATEYGLQAAVFTRDISRVFQAVRRLNFGGVIINDTPVFRADHMPYGGNRRSGIGREGVRYAMEEMTNIQMVVLRLAES is encoded by the coding sequence ATGGCTGCAGTGCTGGAGGGTCGACTGTTCATCGACGGCCGCTGGGTGGAAGGCGGGCCTCCGGTAGAGGTACGGAACAAGTACAGCGGCGAGGTCATCGGCGCCCTGCCCACAGCCCGCCGGGAGGATGTGGAGGCCGCCGTCGAGGCCGCGGCCCGCGCCGCCCCGCTCGCGGCCGAGATGCCGGCGCACCGGCGCGCCGACATCCTGGCCCGTGCCGCTGCCCTGATCCGGGAACGGCGCGAGGAGTTCGCCCGCACCATAGCCGCGGAGGCGGGCAAGGCGCTCAAGTTCGCCCGCGTGGAGGTGGACCGCGCCATCACCACCTTCACCATTGCCAGCGAGGAGGCCCGCCGCCTGCACGGGGAGACGGTTCCGCTGGATGCGGTCCCGGCGGGGGAGGGTTATTTTGGGTTCTGGGTGCGCCGGCCCGTCGGGGTGGTGGCCGCCATCTCTCCCTTTAACTTCCCCCTCAACCTGGTGGCCCACAAGGTGGCACCGGCCCTGGCAGCGGGCAACACCGTGGTGCTGAAGCCGGCCACCTGGACGCCGCTCACCGCCGTCAAGCTCTGCCAGGTCCTGGCGGAGGCGGGGCTGCCCGCGGGAGCCATCAACCTGGTGGTAGGGCCGGGGGGCACGGTGGGGGAGTGGCTGGTCACCCACCCTCAGGTGGCCAAGGTCACCTTCACCGGCAGCCCGGCGGTGGGGGAGCGCATCGTCTCCATCGCCGGCATCAAGAAGGTGACCCTGGAGCTGGGAAACACCTCCCCGGTGATCGTCGCCCCCGACGCGGACCTGGAGTTCGTGGCCCGCCGCTGCGCCGTGGGGGCCTACTACAACTCGGGACAGGTGTGCATCTCCGTGCAGCGAATCTACAGCGAGCGCCAGGTCTATGAGCCGTTCACCGAGCGGTTCGTCCAGGCCAGCGAGGCCATGGTGGTGGGCGACCCCCTGGATGAGCGGGTGGACGTGGGCCCGATGATCGACGCCCGCGAAGCGGAGCGGATCGAGGGCTGGGTGCGGGAGGCGATGGCCGGGGGAGCAAGAGTGCTCACGGGCGGCCGGCGCGATGGTGCCGTCTACTGGCCCACCGTGCTCACCGACGTCCGGCCGGAGATGAAGGTGGTGGCGCAGGAGGCGTTCGCGCCGGTGGCCTCGGTCATCGCCATCGACGACTTTGCGGAGGCGCTGCGACAGGCTGACGCCACCGAGTACGGCCTGCAGGCTGCGGTCTTCACCCGGGACATCTCCCGCGTCTTCCAGGCGGTGCGCCGCCTGAACTTCGGCGGGGTGATCATCAACGACACCCCGGTCTTCCGTGCCGACCACATGCCCTATGGCGGCAACCGTCGCAGCGGCATTGGCCGGGAGGGCGTCCGCTACGCCATGGAAGAGATGACCAACATCCAGATGGTGGTGTTGCGGCTGGCGGAGTCGTAG
- a CDS encoding NAD(P)-dependent oxidoreductase encodes MALEADLAWVRAHTPLMRRAAERLAGEDWRGQVLCLVIHLDLKMVPVVEALLRTGAEVLVLGANPATTRDEVVTRLAAAGAQAQAAAGMDEAARLAAADWAISRRPAFLCEMGGEVTVRLIRTRPDVASGVHAGMEATGTGLRRLAEIDLPFPVFDWDRLPLKQGLHNRHLVGLMVWNTFLNVTGLSLHGRRVLVLGFGPVGRGIADYAHRLGAVVAVVDPDPRRQVEARHQGCLVASLEEALPQAEVVVTATGREGVLGPPHFGLLAPGAILLNAGHSSGEMDVATLRRFPTAPVRPHIEAVDLEGGRRVYLLAGGAMINLAAGPGDPFDAFDLTAALMLEGVRFMVHHHRDFPPGVHLFPAQVEQAVVTNLE; translated from the coding sequence ATGGCCCTGGAGGCGGACCTGGCCTGGGTGCGCGCCCACACCCCGCTCATGCGGCGGGCGGCGGAGCGCCTGGCCGGCGAGGACTGGAGGGGCCAGGTGCTCTGTCTGGTCATCCACCTGGACCTGAAGATGGTTCCGGTGGTCGAGGCCCTGTTGCGCACCGGCGCGGAGGTGCTGGTACTTGGGGCGAATCCTGCCACCACCCGCGACGAGGTGGTGACCCGGCTCGCCGCCGCGGGCGCACAGGCGCAGGCCGCAGCCGGGATGGACGAGGCCGCCCGCCTGGCGGCGGCGGACTGGGCCATCTCCCGGCGGCCCGCCTTCCTCTGCGAGATGGGCGGCGAGGTGACGGTGCGTCTGATCCGCACGCGTCCCGATGTGGCCTCGGGGGTGCACGCGGGGATGGAGGCCACCGGTACGGGGCTGCGCCGCCTGGCGGAGATTGACCTCCCCTTCCCTGTCTTCGACTGGGACCGGTTGCCCCTGAAACAGGGCCTGCACAACCGCCACCTGGTGGGGTTGATGGTGTGGAACACCTTCCTCAACGTCACCGGACTCTCCCTGCACGGACGGAGGGTCCTCGTCCTGGGCTTCGGGCCGGTAGGGCGCGGCATCGCCGACTATGCTCACCGGTTGGGGGCGGTGGTGGCAGTGGTCGATCCGGACCCGCGCCGCCAGGTGGAGGCGCGCCACCAGGGGTGCCTGGTGGCGTCGCTGGAGGAGGCGCTGCCGCAGGCGGAGGTCGTGGTCACGGCCACCGGTCGGGAGGGCGTCCTGGGGCCACCGCACTTCGGCCTGCTGGCGCCGGGGGCGATCCTGCTGAACGCCGGACACTCCAGCGGGGAGATGGACGTGGCCACCCTGCGCCGCTTCCCCACGGCGCCCGTTCGCCCCCACATTGAGGCGGTGGACCTGGAGGGCGGGCGGCGGGTCTACCTGCTGGCCGGCGGAGCCATGATCAACCTGGCCGCCGGCCCTGGCGATCCGTTCGACGCCTTCGACCTGACCGCCGCCCTCATGCTGGAGGGGGTGCGCTTCATGGTGCACCACCACCGCGACTTCCCACCCGGCGTGCACCTCTTCCCCGCCCAGGTGGAGCAGGCTGTGGTAACGAACCTGGAGTGA